Genomic segment of Vibrio celticus:
TGAAAATGGATTCGATCCATCTCAAACAGAGTTTTTAGAAGAGCTAGGTACCTTGGTTAACTACAACGGTTACGGTTCGTCACTAAGCGATTTGCATTTCACGCCAATTGAGCTCTACCAAACCCTTTATCAATACCCGAATCCGTTTGATCTTTTGGATGATAAAGACTCGGTGTTTTATCGACTACGAGATGCTTATCAAAATGATCGCCAGCAGTTATCAAACCTTGCTCCTATTTATGAAAGTGAAGTCGCACGTGTGTTTGAACTGCCAGGTGAGACGTGGGCAAGGCGCATCAGTGGCGTATTTGGTAATGAAATCGTTAATCAAGATCCAAACCGAGCGCAAGCAGTATTAACGAAAAACCAAGACGGCGAGTCTTACACGGTGAGCTTACGGGCGCCATTATCAAACAGAACGGGTGCAGACGAAATTTGCTCAAGCTTTGAAACGGGTGGAGGAAGAAAAGCAGCGGCTGGTATTAATCAACTTAATGAACTTGATAAGGTGAATTTTATTTCACTATTGGATGCATATTATTCATCTGGTGCCGAGGGTTAACTGAAAGATTCCTGAGGTATACATCCAAAATTCCACAAATTCTTGCTCCTATATTCCGTTATACGTGTGCATTGCTAGCACATGTATTATGGCTATATCCAGGCTA
This window contains:
- a CDS encoding acetyltransferase codes for the protein MHYDVFNGDADGIIALLQLRLSDPRESVLITGVKRDIKLVSQVVTQIMELGKQGDISSVTVLDVSMEKNLSALHSLLDANIKVFYCDHHRTGDVPTSEHLDTLIDTAPESCTSLLINQKLNGAHLAWTIAAAFGDNLKTVAVRLADENGFDPSQTEFLEELGTLVNYNGYGSSLSDLHFTPIELYQTLYQYPNPFDLLDDKDSVFYRLRDAYQNDRQQLSNLAPIYESEVARVFELPGETWARRISGVFGNEIVNQDPNRAQAVLTKNQDGESYTVSLRAPLSNRTGADEICSSFETGGGRKAAAGINQLNELDKVNFISLLDAYYSSGAEG